Proteins encoded in a region of the Nonomuraea helvata genome:
- a CDS encoding ribokinase: protein MRELELFVVGSLNMDLTVQVTRLPGRGETVAGAAVVRAAGGKGANQAVAAARLGARVRLVGQVGDDALGRELLAAVAREGVDVSGVRQAPADTGVAMIVVEDGGENMITIARGANGLVRPTDLDLTGADALLLQLEIPVDACLSAARQARAHGVPVILNAAPYAHGLDELLPLVDLLIVNEGEAAALCGGTDTAALIALGPRAAVVTLGERGARGQDAAGACQVPSFPVPAVDAVGAGDTFCAQLALSYAAGLPLVQAVRRACAAGALATTGHGAQTAMPTGDQVERLFARAS from the coding sequence ATGCGTGAGCTGGAGCTGTTCGTCGTCGGCAGCCTCAACATGGATCTCACGGTCCAGGTGACGCGCCTGCCCGGCAGGGGCGAGACGGTCGCGGGCGCCGCCGTGGTGCGGGCCGCCGGAGGCAAGGGCGCCAACCAGGCGGTGGCCGCCGCCCGGCTGGGCGCGCGGGTCCGCCTGGTGGGCCAGGTCGGCGACGACGCGCTGGGCCGCGAGCTGCTCGCCGCCGTGGCGCGCGAGGGCGTGGACGTCTCAGGCGTACGTCAGGCACCCGCCGACACCGGGGTGGCGATGATCGTGGTCGAGGACGGCGGCGAGAACATGATCACCATCGCCAGGGGCGCCAACGGGCTGGTGCGTCCCACCGACCTCGACCTCACCGGTGCCGACGCGCTCCTGCTGCAGCTGGAGATCCCGGTGGACGCCTGTCTCTCCGCCGCCCGGCAGGCCAGGGCGCACGGCGTGCCGGTGATCCTCAACGCCGCCCCGTACGCGCACGGTCTTGACGAGCTGCTCCCCCTGGTCGACCTGCTGATCGTCAATGAGGGCGAGGCCGCCGCCCTGTGCGGCGGCACCGACACCGCCGCGCTGATCGCGCTCGGACCGCGTGCCGCGGTGGTGACGCTGGGCGAGCGCGGGGCGCGCGGCCAGGACGCCGCCGGCGCCTGCCAGGTGCCCTCGTTCCCGGTGCCCGCGGTGGACGCGGTCGGCGCCGGGGACACCTTCTGCGCGCAGCTCGCACTCTCCTACGCGGCCGGCCTGCCCCTCGTCCAGGCCGTACGGCGGGCCTGCGCGGCCGGTGCGCTGGCCACCACCGGCCACGGAGCCCAGACCGCCATGCCCACCGGCGACCAAGTGGAAAGGCTCTTCGCCCGTGCGTCATGA
- a CDS encoding non-reducing end alpha-L-arabinofuranosidase family hydrolase, producing the protein MRLPWRSRATASRPPEASSPGRRALRRRLAITAVPLMLIAAAGLLNAQGAQAALACRVDYAVGSQWNSGFSANVTINNLGDAVNGWRLSWSFGAGQQITQLWNGTVSQSGSSVTVSNVSYNAAIPSGGTVSFGFNGSWSGSNPAPTAFSLNGVACTGSPGEPTPTPTPTPTPTPTPTGGTGTLPSSFRWSSSGQLIAPKSDATHNVAGIKDPSVVYYNGKWHVFASTANSSGYNLVYTNFTDWSQAASAPQYYLDQSGIGTGYRAAPEVFYFAPQNKWYLVYQTGNASYSTTTDISNPRSWSAPQHFYSGMPDIIRQNIGNGYWVDMWVICDNVNCYLFSSDDNGHLYRSQTTVANFPNGFSQPVIAMQDSNKNNLFEASNVYKVKGTNQYLMLVEAIGGDGRRYFRSWTSTGIGGSWTPLAATESNPFARAGNVTFDGTAWTKDISHGEMIRDGYDQTLTISPCNMRYLYQGLNPSAGGDYNSLPWRLGLLTQTNSTC; encoded by the coding sequence ATGCGCCTACCCTGGCGATCTCGTGCGACCGCCTCCCGGCCGCCCGAAGCGTCCTCACCCGGTCGGCGGGCCCTCCGCCGGCGGCTCGCGATCACCGCGGTTCCCCTCATGCTGATCGCGGCGGCCGGGCTGCTGAACGCGCAGGGCGCGCAGGCCGCCCTCGCGTGCCGGGTCGACTACGCCGTCGGCTCCCAGTGGAACAGCGGCTTCAGCGCCAACGTCACCATCAACAACCTGGGCGACGCGGTCAACGGCTGGCGGCTGTCCTGGTCCTTCGGCGCCGGCCAGCAGATCACCCAGCTCTGGAACGGCACCGTCTCCCAGTCGGGTTCGTCGGTGACGGTGAGCAATGTCAGCTACAACGCCGCCATCCCCTCCGGCGGCACCGTCTCCTTCGGCTTCAACGGCTCCTGGAGCGGCTCCAACCCGGCGCCCACCGCGTTCTCGCTGAACGGCGTGGCCTGCACCGGCAGCCCCGGCGAGCCCACCCCGACTCCCACGCCGACGCCGACCCCGACTCCGACTCCGACGGGTGGCACCGGGACGCTTCCTTCGAGCTTCCGGTGGAGCTCCAGCGGCCAGCTGATCGCCCCGAAGTCGGACGCCACCCATAACGTCGCGGGCATCAAGGACCCGTCGGTGGTCTACTACAACGGCAAGTGGCACGTGTTCGCCAGCACCGCCAACTCCTCGGGCTACAACCTGGTCTACACGAACTTCACCGACTGGTCACAGGCGGCCTCGGCCCCGCAGTACTACCTCGACCAGAGCGGCATCGGGACCGGCTACCGGGCGGCGCCGGAGGTGTTCTACTTCGCTCCGCAGAACAAGTGGTACCTGGTCTACCAGACCGGCAACGCGTCGTACTCCACCACCACCGACATCAGCAACCCCCGCTCCTGGAGCGCGCCGCAGCACTTCTACTCCGGCATGCCCGACATCATCCGGCAGAACATCGGCAACGGCTACTGGGTCGACATGTGGGTGATCTGCGACAACGTCAACTGCTACCTGTTCTCCTCCGACGACAACGGCCACCTGTACCGCTCGCAGACGACCGTGGCGAACTTCCCCAACGGCTTCTCCCAGCCGGTCATCGCCATGCAGGACTCCAACAAGAACAACCTGTTCGAGGCGTCCAACGTCTACAAGGTCAAGGGCACGAACCAGTACCTCATGCTGGTGGAGGCGATCGGCGGCGACGGCAGGCGCTACTTCCGCTCCTGGACGTCGACCGGCATCGGCGGGTCGTGGACGCCGCTGGCGGCCACCGAGAGCAACCCGTTCGCCCGGGCCGGCAACGTCACCTTCGACGGCACCGCGTGGACCAAGGACATCAGCCACGGCGAGATGATCCGCGACGGCTATGACCAGACCCTGACCATCAGCCCCTGCAACATGCGCTACCTCTACCAGGGCCTGAACCCCAGCGCCGGCGGCGACTACAACTCCCTGCCCTGGCGCCTGGGCCTGCTGACGCAGACGAACTCCACCTGCTGA
- a CDS encoding LacI family DNA-binding transcriptional regulator yields the protein MVTRRDVARLAGTSDAVVSYVLNNGPRNVAPHTRERVLRAIEELGYRPNAVARSLRTNRTHTIGLVVPDNANPFFAELAREIEDVAFEHGLTLLLGNAMDDEDREATYVRTLIDRQVDGLILIPAHGPRAWRSQLAASGVPCIVLDRKLDDIPASHLLVDNEGGAHEATGHLLAHGHRRIGCVAGPKDIHPTVDRVAGWSRALTEAGLDPAAMPLVHGPFGRRQGYLSGRQILSREARPTALFVTSDEQAIGVMRAAAELGLSVPGDVALCSFDGIAASSYTVPALTTMRQPIEELGRGAVELLAAQIGESSGGERVVLPATLIRRGSCGCPDPVGGLDDA from the coding sequence GTGGTCACACGCCGCGATGTGGCGCGGCTGGCCGGCACTTCGGATGCCGTCGTCAGCTACGTGCTCAACAACGGGCCGAGGAACGTCGCCCCGCACACCCGCGAGCGGGTGCTGCGCGCGATCGAGGAGCTCGGCTATCGGCCGAACGCCGTGGCCCGCTCGCTGCGCACCAACCGCACGCACACGATCGGGCTCGTCGTCCCCGACAACGCCAACCCCTTCTTCGCCGAGCTGGCCCGAGAGATCGAGGACGTCGCCTTCGAGCACGGCCTGACGCTGCTGCTCGGCAACGCGATGGACGACGAGGACCGCGAGGCCACCTACGTGCGGACCCTGATCGACCGCCAGGTGGACGGGCTGATCCTGATCCCCGCCCACGGCCCGCGCGCCTGGCGGTCCCAGCTGGCCGCCTCCGGGGTGCCGTGCATCGTGCTCGACCGCAAGCTCGACGACATCCCCGCCAGCCACCTGCTCGTCGACAACGAGGGCGGCGCGCACGAGGCGACCGGCCACCTGCTCGCGCACGGGCATCGGCGCATCGGCTGTGTGGCGGGGCCGAAGGACATCCACCCGACCGTCGACCGTGTCGCCGGCTGGTCGCGGGCGCTGACCGAGGCCGGTCTCGACCCGGCCGCGATGCCGCTGGTCCACGGCCCGTTCGGGCGGCGGCAGGGTTACCTCAGCGGCCGGCAGATTCTCTCGCGGGAGGCCCGGCCCACCGCGCTCTTCGTGACCAGCGACGAGCAGGCGATCGGCGTCATGCGCGCCGCGGCCGAGCTGGGGCTGAGCGTGCCCGGCGACGTCGCGCTGTGCTCGTTCGACGGCATCGCCGCCTCCTCCTACACCGTGCCCGCGCTCACCACCATGCGCCAGCCGATCGAGGAGCTGGGCAGGGGGGCCGTGGAGCTGCTGGCGGCGCAGATCGGTGAATCGTCGGGAGGCGAGCGCGTGGTCCTGCCCGCCACGCTGATCAGGCGGGGTTCCTGCGGCTGCCCTGACCCGGTGGGCGGGCTCGACGATGCGTGA
- a CDS encoding SPW repeat protein → MAGETMGMHPDIMELRAKYELAAEAPTLRAVTGLTFLAGLYLAISPWVVGFNGFTTLAANNLIVGIAVAMLALGLASASERTHGIAWITPLIGVWTIISPWVVSGNVATTGTIWSNVVTGVITLLLGLGAMFGMNRSPVRPVRSANRPR, encoded by the coding sequence ATGGCTGGCGAGACAATGGGGATGCACCCCGACATCATGGAGCTGCGGGCCAAATACGAGCTCGCCGCGGAGGCCCCGACGCTCAGGGCGGTCACCGGTCTGACGTTCCTGGCCGGGCTCTATCTCGCGATCTCTCCGTGGGTCGTCGGGTTCAACGGCTTCACGACACTGGCCGCGAACAATCTGATCGTCGGAATCGCGGTCGCGATGCTGGCACTCGGGCTCGCCTCGGCATCGGAGCGGACTCACGGCATCGCCTGGATCACGCCTCTGATCGGCGTGTGGACGATCATCTCTCCCTGGGTCGTCAGCGGCAACGTGGCCACCACGGGGACGATCTGGAGCAACGTGGTGACCGGCGTGATCACCTTGCTCCTCGGGCTCGGCGCGATGTTCGGGATGAACCGATCCCCGGTTCGCCCGGTCCGCTCGGCGAACCGGCCACGCTGA
- a CDS encoding nucleoside monophosphate kinase — MRKYLIIGVQGSGKGTQSALLARAYELVHINVGDIFRWHVQQHTKLGALVRRTMAAGELIGDDLVEKVVRDRLDQHDWNYGFIIDGFPRNRRQAEFFLESYDIDGVIHLDLPDDEVRRRVLARRLCPNCGMDYNLIYDRPAEEGICEVCGHQLVRRADDTEEALAERLRTYHDKTDPILDLLRRKEYVFTIDASRSVEEVQTSIRDRLALPPADSER, encoded by the coding sequence ATGCGGAAATACCTCATCATCGGCGTCCAGGGCAGCGGCAAAGGCACTCAGAGCGCCTTGCTGGCCCGTGCATACGAGCTCGTCCACATCAACGTGGGCGACATCTTCCGCTGGCACGTGCAGCAGCACACGAAGCTGGGCGCCCTGGTCCGGCGCACCATGGCGGCGGGCGAGCTGATCGGCGACGACCTCGTGGAGAAGGTCGTACGCGACCGGTTGGACCAGCACGACTGGAATTACGGCTTCATCATCGACGGTTTCCCCCGCAACCGCCGCCAGGCCGAGTTCTTCCTGGAGTCCTACGACATCGACGGCGTCATCCACCTGGACCTGCCGGACGACGAGGTCCGGCGCCGCGTGCTGGCCAGGCGGCTGTGCCCCAACTGCGGCATGGACTACAACCTCATCTACGACCGCCCCGCCGAGGAGGGCATCTGCGAGGTCTGCGGCCACCAGCTCGTACGGCGGGCCGACGACACCGAGGAGGCCCTGGCCGAGCGCCTGCGCACCTACCACGACAAGACCGACCCCATCCTCGACCTGCTCCGCCGCAAGGAGTACGTCTTCACCATCGACGCCAGCCGGTCCGTGGAGGAGGTCCAAACCTCCATCCGGGACAGGCTCGCCCTCCCGCCCGCCGACTCGGAGCGGTAG
- a CDS encoding sugar ABC transporter substrate-binding protein: protein MNKKIVVVAGLALALTACGKEGGTTAAPAAAPKAGEKPGVCLVMKSLANEFFQQMQKGAEEHAAKRGDLTLSVVGIQNETDIDNQVAAVEKCVTQQAKAIVIAPADSRALIAPIKRAVDAGVKVVNIDVQLDEGAMKAAGIGDKVPFVGPDNREGAKQSGMELVKAIGKDAEVVILEGNPGAANAAQRKAGFEDAIKEGGLKLVDSKTAHWETDEAHTVFGNMLSAHPNIKGVLAGNDNMALGALKAIEEQGKKAQIKVAAFDNIPAIAQYVKDGSVVATLDQYGAQQAANGIDYAMKMIAGENISGWQKTEIKLITKDNVG, encoded by the coding sequence ATGAACAAGAAGATCGTCGTCGTGGCTGGTCTGGCCCTCGCGCTGACCGCCTGCGGCAAGGAGGGCGGCACCACCGCCGCGCCCGCCGCCGCCCCCAAGGCGGGCGAGAAGCCGGGCGTCTGCCTGGTGATGAAGTCGCTGGCCAACGAGTTCTTCCAGCAGATGCAGAAGGGCGCCGAGGAGCACGCCGCCAAGCGCGGCGACCTCACGCTCAGCGTCGTCGGCATCCAGAACGAGACCGACATCGACAACCAGGTCGCCGCCGTCGAGAAGTGCGTCACCCAGCAGGCCAAGGCCATCGTGATCGCCCCCGCCGACTCCCGCGCGCTGATCGCGCCGATCAAGCGCGCCGTCGACGCGGGCGTGAAGGTCGTCAACATCGACGTCCAGCTCGACGAGGGCGCGATGAAGGCCGCCGGAATCGGCGACAAGGTGCCGTTCGTCGGCCCCGACAACCGCGAGGGCGCCAAGCAGTCGGGCATGGAGCTGGTCAAGGCCATCGGCAAGGATGCCGAGGTCGTCATCCTGGAGGGCAACCCCGGCGCGGCCAACGCCGCCCAGCGCAAGGCCGGCTTCGAGGACGCGATCAAGGAGGGCGGGCTCAAGCTCGTCGACTCCAAGACCGCGCACTGGGAGACCGACGAGGCCCACACCGTCTTCGGCAACATGCTCAGCGCGCACCCGAACATCAAGGGCGTGCTGGCCGGCAACGACAACATGGCGCTCGGCGCTCTGAAGGCGATCGAGGAGCAGGGCAAGAAGGCCCAGATCAAGGTCGCCGCGTTCGACAACATCCCGGCCATCGCCCAGTACGTCAAGGACGGCTCCGTCGTGGCGACCCTCGACCAGTACGGCGCGCAGCAGGCCGCCAACGGCATCGACTACGCCATGAAGATGATCGCCGGCGAGAACATCAGCGGCTGGCAGAAGACCGAGATCAAGCTCATCACCAAGGACAACGTCGGATGA
- a CDS encoding ketosteroid isomerase family protein: MDRDALELIRYFIKNQYFYTLDNNLSDAGRLFRESTVITFNGETLVGKDALPDYLTSLADEFNWSYSAHTVHVDAHPLADGTILALVKGHCMVSGQNQRFAQTFILVKDGDSYYVAHGIYQDISNDE, encoded by the coding sequence GTGGACCGCGACGCTCTTGAGCTCATCCGCTATTTCATCAAGAACCAATATTTCTACACGCTTGACAACAATTTATCGGACGCCGGGAGACTGTTCAGGGAGAGCACGGTCATAACCTTCAACGGTGAGACGCTCGTAGGAAAAGACGCTCTTCCAGATTACCTGACCAGCCTCGCTGACGAATTCAACTGGAGCTATTCTGCCCACACTGTGCACGTCGACGCGCATCCCCTGGCAGACGGCACCATACTCGCTTTGGTGAAAGGACACTGCATGGTGAGTGGCCAGAACCAGCGTTTCGCTCAGACGTTCATCCTGGTAAAGGATGGCGACTCATACTACGTGGCCCATGGCATCTATCAAGATATTTCCAATGATGAGTAA
- a CDS encoding RbsD/FucU domain-containing protein, with protein MRHDGLWHPRLLQILSSAGHTDLIVVADPGLPVPPGVETVDLVWRRGEPAFLPVLEAVLGELVVETAYVAEESPPGFLDDLLPKTERIPHTQLKELTGRARAVVRTGEATPYANVVLRAGVPF; from the coding sequence GTGCGTCATGACGGCCTCTGGCATCCCCGCCTGCTGCAGATCCTGTCCTCAGCGGGACACACCGACCTCATCGTGGTGGCCGACCCTGGCCTGCCCGTCCCACCCGGCGTCGAGACGGTCGACCTCGTCTGGCGCAGAGGTGAACCTGCCTTCCTGCCCGTACTCGAAGCGGTGCTCGGCGAACTCGTCGTCGAGACCGCCTATGTCGCCGAGGAGTCACCCCCTGGCTTCCTCGACGACCTGCTGCCGAAAACCGAACGAATCCCCCATACCCAGCTCAAGGAACTCACCGGCCGGGCCCGCGCGGTCGTGCGGACCGGTGAGGCGACGCCGTACGCGAACGTCGTCCTCCGAGCGGGTGTTCCTTTCTGA
- a CDS encoding helix-turn-helix domain-containing protein, translating to MGLVSIGEFARMSRLSPKALRLYDELGLLVPARVDPDTGYRWYAATQLDQARMVAALRRIRVPLARIRDILAMDAASAAEEIRTYWAGTEAEHAARRELVGHLVDRLHGEKSAMYEVTVRDLPARSLLSVVRRVHQDELVPMGRELFIHRLRRGGVPRIEGVAGAPFMIYHGEVSGDSDGPVEWCWPVPDDQADAIAARFPDLTLRTEPAHQEACVHPETPAQWVGGTQAELAIEALAAWASQRQRQPSGGIRLRLIPNPESRGTGPDSELALALR from the coding sequence ATGGGCTTGGTCAGCATCGGTGAGTTCGCGCGTATGTCTCGTCTGTCGCCCAAGGCGCTGCGTCTGTACGACGAACTCGGGCTGCTGGTGCCGGCCCGCGTCGACCCGGACACCGGATACCGCTGGTACGCGGCGACGCAACTCGATCAGGCCCGCATGGTGGCCGCGCTACGCCGGATCCGCGTCCCCTTGGCCCGGATCCGGGACATCCTGGCCATGGACGCGGCGTCGGCCGCCGAGGAGATCCGCACCTACTGGGCCGGAACCGAGGCCGAGCACGCCGCCCGGCGCGAACTGGTCGGCCACCTCGTTGACCGCCTTCACGGAGAGAAGTCCGCCATGTACGAGGTCACCGTCCGCGACCTGCCCGCACGCAGCCTGCTCAGCGTCGTCCGCCGGGTGCACCAGGACGAACTGGTGCCCATGGGCCGGGAACTGTTCATCCACCGCCTGCGGCGCGGTGGCGTCCCACGGATCGAGGGAGTCGCCGGAGCGCCGTTCATGATCTACCACGGCGAGGTGAGCGGCGACAGCGACGGCCCGGTCGAGTGGTGCTGGCCCGTCCCCGACGACCAGGCCGACGCGATCGCAGCCAGGTTTCCCGACCTCACCCTGCGTACGGAGCCCGCGCACCAGGAGGCATGCGTCCACCCGGAGACACCCGCGCAGTGGGTCGGCGGAACCCAGGCCGAGCTCGCCATCGAGGCGCTGGCCGCATGGGCCTCGCAGCGACAGCGTCAGCCGTCCGGAGGTATCCGACTCCGCCTCATCCCCAATCCCGAAAGCAGGGGAACCGGACCGGACAGCGAGCTCGCCCTGGCGCTGCGCTGA
- a CDS encoding sugar ABC transporter ATP-binding protein — MMKVSGLVKRFPGVVALDGVDLDIRAGEIHALVGENGAGKSTLVKALAGIHVPDGGTMTIDGAPYTPASAADGLAAGISVVHQELALLPYLTVAENLFLRALPRTAGVVDRKRLRADAARLLAEIGLDVSPDTLVERLGIAQMQLVEIAKAISTDCKLLIMDEPTATLTSREAGRLFGILRALRERGVAIVYISHHLQEVLELADRVTVLRNGRSVETREMAGVTAPDLVRLMVGRDLAQEFPAKPPTELGEVALKVRDLKVAGFEGPLSFSVRRGEVVGLAGLVGSGRTEAMRAIFGADPALSGNIELYGEKVHIRHPKDAVRHGISLLTEDRKSQGLVLDLPISANVTLAKLRGFLVPFGQERSLSEDLGRRLHLRSAGVGQHVRTLSGGNQQKVVLAKWLNAGSDILIVDEPTRGIDVGAKYEIHELLLGLAAEGKALLVVSSDLPELMGICDRILVFSRGKIAGEVTRADFDAEHILTLAYSGYLKNGETQ, encoded by the coding sequence ATGATGAAAGTCAGCGGCCTCGTCAAGCGCTTCCCCGGCGTGGTGGCGCTTGACGGGGTCGACCTCGACATCCGCGCGGGCGAGATCCACGCGCTCGTGGGCGAGAACGGCGCGGGCAAGTCCACGCTGGTCAAGGCCCTGGCCGGGATCCACGTGCCGGACGGCGGCACCATGACCATCGACGGCGCGCCGTACACCCCCGCCAGTGCGGCCGACGGTCTGGCCGCCGGGATCTCGGTGGTCCACCAGGAGCTGGCGCTGCTGCCGTACCTCACCGTGGCGGAGAACCTGTTCCTGCGCGCGCTGCCGCGCACGGCGGGCGTCGTCGACAGGAAGCGGCTGCGCGCGGACGCCGCGCGGCTGCTGGCCGAGATCGGTCTGGACGTCTCGCCTGACACCCTGGTCGAGCGGCTCGGCATCGCGCAGATGCAGCTGGTGGAGATCGCGAAGGCGATCTCCACCGACTGCAAGCTGCTGATCATGGACGAGCCGACGGCCACGCTCACCTCGCGCGAGGCGGGGCGCCTGTTCGGCATCCTGAGGGCGTTGCGCGAGCGCGGCGTGGCCATCGTCTACATCTCCCACCACCTGCAGGAGGTGCTGGAGCTGGCCGACAGGGTCACCGTGCTGCGCAACGGGCGCAGCGTCGAGACCCGCGAGATGGCCGGCGTGACCGCGCCCGACCTGGTCAGGCTGATGGTGGGGCGCGACCTTGCGCAGGAGTTCCCCGCCAAGCCGCCGACGGAGCTGGGCGAGGTGGCGCTGAAGGTGCGCGATCTCAAGGTCGCGGGCTTCGAGGGGCCGCTCTCCTTCTCGGTACGGCGCGGCGAGGTCGTGGGGCTCGCCGGGCTGGTCGGCTCCGGCCGTACCGAGGCGATGCGCGCGATCTTCGGGGCCGACCCCGCTTTGTCTGGAAATATCGAGCTTTACGGCGAGAAGGTGCACATTCGGCACCCCAAGGACGCGGTGCGGCACGGCATCAGCCTGCTCACCGAGGACCGCAAGTCGCAGGGCCTGGTCCTCGACCTGCCGATCAGCGCCAACGTCACGCTCGCCAAGCTGCGCGGATTCCTGGTGCCCTTCGGCCAGGAGCGCTCGCTCTCCGAGGACCTCGGGCGGCGTCTGCACCTGCGCTCCGCGGGCGTCGGTCAGCACGTGCGCACCCTGTCGGGTGGCAACCAGCAGAAGGTCGTGCTGGCCAAGTGGCTCAACGCCGGATCCGACATCCTGATCGTGGACGAGCCCACCCGCGGCATCGACGTCGGCGCCAAGTACGAGATCCACGAGTTGCTGCTCGGCCTGGCCGCGGAGGGCAAGGCCCTGCTCGTGGTCTCCTCGGACCTGCCGGAGCTGATGGGCATCTGCGACCGCATCCTCGTCTTCTCCCGCGGCAAGATCGCCGGCGAGGTCACCCGGGCGGACTTCGACGCCGAGCACATCCTCACTCTGGCCTACTCGGGCTACCTCAAGAACGGTGAAACACAATGA
- a CDS encoding ABC transporter permease, whose protein sequence is MIKRLVLGEAGIGVALVLLAGFFVIAAPNFATEQNLRNIMTQITLNTVLAVGMTFVILVGGIDLSVGSAMALCAVVSGTMMAGSGSVVTLIGAILVSVLVGGVVGWINGFVSEQWRVPSFIVTLAMLNVARGAAERYTDAATIYDLPAALNDFGTITLLGIPAVFWVALLLAGAGWFVLSRTVFGRLIYATGNNEEAVRLSGHKTSRIKIAAFMIAGLTVGIAAILYMARLNIASPILGQGYELNAIAAVVIGGASLMGGRGSMAGTFLGACLLGVLTNGLLLMGVSDFERQIITGLVILVAVVLDAYRLRLARKLAVTQPAQAPAPAMIPS, encoded by the coding sequence ATGATCAAAAGGCTCGTGCTCGGCGAGGCCGGCATCGGCGTCGCCCTGGTGCTGCTCGCGGGCTTCTTCGTCATCGCCGCGCCGAACTTCGCGACCGAGCAGAACCTGCGCAACATCATGACCCAGATCACCCTGAACACCGTGCTCGCCGTGGGCATGACGTTCGTGATCCTGGTCGGTGGCATCGACCTGTCGGTCGGCTCGGCGATGGCGCTGTGCGCGGTCGTGTCGGGCACCATGATGGCCGGATCCGGCTCCGTCGTGACGCTGATCGGCGCGATCCTGGTGAGCGTGCTCGTCGGCGGCGTGGTCGGCTGGATCAACGGGTTCGTGTCAGAACAATGGCGGGTGCCGTCGTTCATCGTCACCCTGGCCATGCTCAACGTCGCGCGCGGCGCCGCCGAGCGGTACACCGACGCGGCCACCATCTACGACCTGCCCGCCGCGCTCAACGACTTCGGCACCATCACGCTGCTGGGCATCCCCGCGGTGTTCTGGGTGGCGCTGCTGCTGGCGGGGGCCGGCTGGTTCGTGCTGTCGCGCACGGTCTTCGGGCGGCTGATCTACGCCACCGGCAACAACGAGGAAGCCGTCCGCCTGTCCGGCCACAAGACCTCCCGCATCAAGATCGCCGCCTTCATGATCGCCGGACTGACCGTCGGCATCGCGGCCATTCTCTACATGGCCAGGCTCAACATCGCCAGCCCGATCCTGGGCCAGGGCTACGAGCTCAACGCGATCGCCGCCGTGGTCATCGGCGGAGCCAGCCTGATGGGCGGGCGCGGCTCCATGGCCGGCACGTTCCTCGGGGCATGTCTGCTCGGCGTGCTCACCAACGGGCTGCTGCTCATGGGCGTCTCCGACTTCGAACGGCAGATCATCACCGGTCTGGTGATCCTGGTCGCCGTGGTGCTGGACGCGTACCGGCTCCGCCTGGCCCGCAAGCTGGCCGTCACCCAGCCCGCGCAGGCACCCGCACCGGCGATGATCCCCTCCTGA
- a CDS encoding MarR family winged helix-turn-helix transcriptional regulator, with protein sequence MGRRSERLTARDYANLLSFRVGLRRFLRWSEERAAEVGLTSTQHQLLLAIRGHADPRGPTIGEVADYLCTRHHSAVQLVDRVERLGLISRNRGGVRDRREVRLTLTEAGHAKLALLGAAHLEELQRMAPMINTLVDSAAGCHAAGCLH encoded by the coding sequence ATGGGGCGACGATCCGAACGGCTGACCGCGCGCGACTACGCGAACCTCCTCTCGTTCCGGGTCGGGCTGCGCCGCTTCCTGCGGTGGAGCGAAGAGCGGGCGGCCGAAGTGGGCCTCACCTCGACTCAGCACCAGCTCCTGCTGGCCATCCGCGGACATGCCGACCCGCGCGGGCCCACTATCGGAGAGGTCGCCGACTACCTGTGCACCCGGCATCACAGCGCCGTACAGCTGGTCGATCGCGTGGAACGGCTCGGGCTGATCAGCCGCAACCGCGGAGGGGTCAGGGACCGGCGGGAAGTACGCCTGACCCTGACCGAGGCGGGCCACGCGAAGCTGGCCCTGCTCGGCGCCGCCCATCTGGAGGAGCTCCAGCGGATGGCTCCCATGATCAACACGCTGGTCGATTCGGCGGCCGGATGTCATGCCGCCGGTTGCCTGCACTGA